A genomic stretch from Candidatus Nitrososphaera gargensis Ga9.2 includes:
- a CDS encoding VOC family protein: MSFRKVGAVILLVSNMEKSIRFYKDTLGIPIKTKSNDWTEFFNKDTVLALHPAKKKSKMKTGSGMLVGFEVSDLDSTVQKLKEKKVKFFKKPKEEPFGKHAIIQDPDGHLVSIAEIKEKSAEGFDLLGLIGRE; this comes from the coding sequence TTGTCCTTTAGAAAAGTCGGAGCTGTAATACTGCTTGTTTCAAACATGGAAAAATCGATCAGGTTCTACAAAGATACCCTTGGAATTCCGATAAAGACTAAGTCAAATGACTGGACCGAGTTTTTCAACAAAGATACAGTGCTTGCGTTGCACCCTGCAAAGAAAAAGAGCAAGATGAAGACAGGCTCGGGCATGCTTGTAGGATTTGAGGTAAGCGACCTCGACTCTACTGTGCAAAAGCTGAAGGAAAAGAAAGTCAAGTTCTTTAAAAAGCCAAAGGAGGAGCCGTTTGGTAAGCATGCGATAATTCAGGACCCCGATGGCCACTTGGTGTCAATAGCAGAGATCAAGGAAAAGTCGGCAGAAGGCTTTGATCTACTTGGGCTGATAGGGCGAGAGTAG
- a CDS encoding methyltransferase domain-containing protein → MAQADLPAVMKARSAGFARLWGYSVGFYGVWLAHIGRQTGLLERIAHRPVSVDELVSATKMHPPAVQAWCSAAIAYGLVSEKKDKKMYLKPEMKIMLLDRKNPDYLGGQFSYLALRSLEYGAFQDLFRLGRTREMSYTLGAIEQATDWDHYSFLTAIRRDKKMSRLLSQGCRLLDVGCGTGSLLAKMCAEYPKSSFVGIDPCDKAVAAARKIAKGKPIKIIKQAGESMVFENEFDIVYLGESLYAARDKQKVVSNCRHALEKGGTIAIVEGLLPESRLHGDDSRLIMGMQLDFALQGYRFMTKKEVARLLAKFSRVRFKALGGSVYLVTAIK, encoded by the coding sequence ATGGCGCAGGCCGACCTGCCAGCGGTTATGAAGGCGCGCTCGGCAGGCTTTGCAAGGCTATGGGGATACTCTGTCGGCTTTTACGGAGTGTGGCTGGCCCACATCGGAAGGCAGACAGGTCTGCTTGAGAGGATCGCCCACAGACCAGTATCAGTAGACGAGCTGGTTTCTGCGACAAAGATGCATCCTCCTGCCGTGCAGGCGTGGTGCTCTGCCGCAATTGCGTACGGGCTTGTCAGCGAAAAGAAAGACAAGAAGATGTATCTAAAGCCGGAAATGAAGATAATGCTCTTGGATAGGAAAAATCCTGACTATTTGGGCGGGCAATTCTCGTACTTGGCTCTGAGGAGCCTAGAGTACGGCGCTTTTCAAGACCTGTTCAGGTTAGGCCGGACACGTGAAATGTCGTACACCCTTGGCGCGATAGAGCAGGCCACCGACTGGGACCACTATTCGTTCCTGACCGCAATCAGGCGGGACAAGAAAATGAGCCGGCTTTTATCACAAGGATGCAGGCTGCTTGATGTCGGCTGCGGAACCGGCAGCCTGCTCGCCAAGATGTGTGCTGAATATCCAAAGTCAAGTTTTGTTGGGATAGACCCCTGCGACAAGGCAGTGGCGGCTGCGCGCAAGATTGCCAAGGGCAAACCAATCAAGATAATAAAACAGGCCGGCGAATCAATGGTGTTTGAAAACGAGTTTGATATCGTGTACCTTGGCGAGTCGCTCTATGCCGCAAGGGACAAGCAAAAGGTAGTGTCAAACTGCCGGCACGCCCTGGAAAAAGGGGGCACCATTGCGATAGTGGAGGGTTTATTGCCAGAGTCTAGATTGCACGGTGACGACAGCCGGCTGATAATGGGGATGCAGCTTGATTTTGCGCTTCAGGGCTACAGGTTCATGACAAAGAAAGAGGTCGCCAGGCTGCTTGCAAAGTTCTCAAGAGTTCGCTTCAAAGCCCTCGGCGGCTCTGTCTACCTTGTTACTGCAATCAAGTAG
- a CDS encoding FAD-binding oxidoreductase: protein MLYAYGYSLPLHHVIADDLLRIAKGEVLGDSWSRQAYSVDASHYEIQPAAAICPVDSHDVEQACKYSSEKKVPITARGAGTGLLGQSLSEGIILDFTKHMNRIIEIEDDYVVVQPGIVKGVLDRELKKRNKFLPPDPASSNYCTIGGMIADNSSGMHCLGYGNTIDFLEGVDVVYADGEPGFASADRFDGRMEKLGKLLSPHADAIKNGYPKVSKNSCGYRLDTVMSDRFMPHKVFAASEGTLGIVTCAKLRLLDIPEYRCIMVLGFVDLLGAVSAVPAILKFSPVALEMLDHTVLSFGSRAGGTGCLLFVEFAGDDSKKIEDRLQACKEELAGKCSVLEYASDEQSMAKIWRARKGALNNVMKLTVGSRKPIGLIEDTVVRPELLADHATNLLQTYRQNKLDYVMYGHVGDGNIHTRPLVDMGSDKEVDLMRRIAKSVFEQVIRSGGTITGEHGDGLARVSYIEMMYGRHITDLFSAVKKLLDPAFMMNPGKKVPVQ, encoded by the coding sequence TTGTTATACGCGTATGGCTATTCCCTGCCATTGCATCACGTCATAGCCGATGACCTGCTCCGCATTGCAAAAGGCGAGGTTCTTGGCGACAGCTGGAGCAGGCAGGCCTATTCTGTTGATGCAAGCCACTATGAAATTCAGCCTGCGGCGGCTATATGTCCTGTAGATTCACATGACGTCGAACAGGCATGCAAGTACAGCTCTGAAAAAAAGGTGCCAATAACCGCAAGGGGCGCGGGCACAGGGCTCCTCGGGCAATCGCTCTCTGAAGGCATAATCCTTGATTTTACAAAGCACATGAACAGGATAATCGAAATTGAAGACGACTATGTGGTGGTGCAACCGGGAATCGTCAAGGGCGTGCTTGACCGGGAGCTAAAAAAGAGGAACAAGTTCCTGCCGCCGGATCCTGCAAGCAGCAACTATTGCACGATCGGCGGCATGATAGCGGATAACTCTAGCGGCATGCACTGCCTTGGCTACGGCAACACCATCGACTTTCTTGAAGGAGTGGACGTGGTGTACGCTGACGGGGAGCCGGGCTTTGCAAGCGCCGACAGATTCGATGGCAGGATGGAAAAACTTGGCAAGCTGCTGTCTCCACATGCTGACGCCATCAAGAATGGCTACCCTAAGGTGAGCAAGAATTCTTGCGGATACAGGCTCGACACCGTGATGTCAGACAGATTCATGCCGCACAAGGTATTTGCCGCTTCGGAAGGGACGCTTGGGATAGTGACCTGCGCAAAGCTCCGGCTCCTTGACATTCCTGAGTATCGGTGCATAATGGTGCTGGGCTTTGTAGATCTGCTAGGCGCAGTTTCGGCAGTCCCGGCTATCCTGAAATTCTCGCCGGTCGCTCTTGAAATGCTGGACCACACCGTCCTCTCTTTTGGCAGCAGGGCCGGCGGCACAGGGTGCCTACTGTTTGTCGAGTTTGCCGGCGACGACAGCAAGAAGATTGAAGACCGTCTACAAGCGTGCAAGGAGGAGCTTGCCGGCAAGTGCTCGGTGCTTGAATATGCTTCAGACGAGCAGAGCATGGCCAAGATATGGAGGGCCAGAAAGGGCGCGCTGAACAACGTCATGAAGCTCACAGTAGGCAGCAGAAAGCCGATCGGGCTGATTGAAGATACCGTAGTCCGGCCGGAGCTCTTGGCAGATCATGCCACCAACCTGCTCCAGACCTACCGGCAAAACAAACTGGACTACGTGATGTACGGCCACGTCGGGGACGGCAACATACATACAAGGCCGCTTGTGGACATGGGCTCTGACAAGGAGGTCGATCTGATGCGGAGGATCGCCAAGAGCGTGTTTGAGCAGGTTATCAGGAGCGGAGGCACGATAACTGGCGAGCACGGCGACGGTCTTGCGCGGGTGAGCTATATCGAAATGATGTACGGCAGACACATCACCGACCTCTTCTCAGCGGTCAAAAAGTTACTCGATCCTGCATTTATGATGAACCCCGGCAAAAAAGTCCCGGTGCAATGA
- a CDS encoding GTP-dependent dephospho-CoA kinase family protein: MPINENDARLLKQPFGTLVPDKQVTKRKVASVLKGVKQVIAVGDATTERLVSFGIKPDIAVIDGKERRSKRSYSASYSAKELHCINPAGTISKEAVQVLQDALRMPSPVRVLVDGEEDMLALPLFTMAPEGSAVLYGQPLEGLVIVKITSAKQKQAKDLMDRIGID, encoded by the coding sequence ATGCCTATAAACGAAAATGATGCACGCCTCTTAAAACAGCCCTTTGGCACACTTGTTCCAGACAAGCAGGTAACAAAACGAAAAGTAGCGTCGGTGCTGAAAGGCGTCAAGCAAGTAATTGCAGTTGGCGACGCGACCACTGAACGCCTTGTATCTTTTGGAATAAAACCGGATATTGCTGTCATTGACGGCAAAGAAAGGCGGTCAAAGCGGAGCTATTCTGCAAGCTATTCTGCAAAAGAATTGCATTGTATCAACCCCGCCGGCACAATTTCAAAAGAAGCAGTACAGGTTTTGCAGGACGCCTTGAGGATGCCTTCTCCTGTGCGGGTGCTCGTAGATGGCGAAGAGGATATGCTTGCCCTTCCGCTCTTTACAATGGCGCCAGAAGGTTCTGCGGTCCTCTACGGTCAGCCTCTTGAGGGGCTGGTAATAGTCAAAATAACAAGTGCAAAGCAAAAGCAAGCCAAAGACTTAATGGATAGAATTGGCATCGATTAA